A single region of the Pseudomonas sp. B21-023 genome encodes:
- a CDS encoding proline--tRNA ligase — protein sequence MRTSQYLLATQKETPADAVVISHQLMLRAGMIRKLASGLYTWLPMGLRVMRKVEAVVREEMTAAGALEVLMPSIQPAELWQESGRWEQYGPELLRLKDRHQREFCVGPTHEEVITDLARNELSSYKQLPLNMFQIQTKFRDEIRPRFGLMRGREFIMKDAYSFHADQASLQETYDRMHLAYSNIFTRLGLDFRPVQADTGSIGGSYSHEFHVLASSGEDDVIFSDSSDYAANIEKAEAIPRETVRPAPTEELRLVDTPDAKTIAQLVENFGLAIEKTVKTLIVHGAEEGKLVALIVRGDHELNEIKATKLEQVADPLVMATDAELRAAIGAGAGSLGPLNLPLECIIDRSVALMSDFGIGANIDDKHYFGVNWERDLPVPQVADLRNVVEGDPSPDGQGTLVIKRGIEVGHIFQLGTKYSEALKCQVLGENGKPVVLSMGCYGIGVSRVVAAAIEQNHDDKGIIWNDALAPFQIALVPLRYETDVVREATDKLYAELTAAGFEVLLDDRDKKTSPGIKFADMELIGIPHRIVVSDRGLADGNLEYKHRTESEAQALPLNEVLTFLQARIRR from the coding sequence ATGCGCACCAGTCAATATTTGCTCGCCACCCAGAAAGAAACCCCGGCCGATGCAGTGGTCATCAGCCACCAGCTCATGCTGCGTGCCGGCATGATCCGCAAGCTGGCCTCCGGCCTGTACACCTGGCTGCCGATGGGCCTGCGGGTGATGCGCAAGGTCGAAGCCGTGGTGCGCGAGGAAATGACCGCCGCCGGCGCCCTCGAGGTGCTGATGCCGAGCATCCAGCCGGCTGAACTGTGGCAGGAATCCGGCCGCTGGGAGCAGTACGGCCCCGAGCTGCTGCGCCTGAAAGACCGCCACCAGCGCGAATTCTGCGTCGGCCCGACCCACGAAGAGGTCATCACCGACCTGGCGCGCAACGAGCTGTCCAGCTACAAGCAGCTGCCGCTGAACATGTTCCAGATCCAGACCAAGTTCCGCGACGAGATCCGCCCGCGCTTCGGCCTGATGCGCGGCCGCGAGTTCATCATGAAGGACGCCTACTCCTTCCATGCCGACCAGGCTTCCCTGCAGGAAACCTACGACCGCATGCACCTGGCGTACTCCAACATCTTCACCCGCCTGGGCCTGGACTTCCGTCCAGTGCAGGCCGACACCGGCTCGATCGGTGGTAGCTATTCCCACGAATTCCACGTGCTCGCCTCCTCCGGCGAAGACGACGTGATCTTCAGCGACAGCTCCGATTACGCCGCCAACATCGAGAAGGCCGAGGCCATTCCGCGCGAAACCGTGCGTCCGGCGCCGACCGAAGAGCTGCGCCTGGTCGATACCCCGGACGCCAAGACCATCGCGCAACTGGTGGAAAACTTCGGCCTGGCGATCGAGAAGACCGTCAAGACCCTGATCGTGCATGGCGCCGAGGAAGGCAAGCTGGTCGCGCTGATCGTACGTGGCGACCACGAGCTCAACGAAATCAAGGCCACCAAGCTGGAGCAGGTCGCCGACCCGCTGGTGATGGCCACCGACGCCGAACTGCGTGCCGCCATCGGTGCCGGCGCAGGCTCCCTCGGCCCGCTGAATCTGCCGCTGGAGTGCATTATCGACCGCTCGGTCGCCCTGATGAGCGACTTCGGCATCGGTGCCAACATCGACGACAAGCACTACTTCGGCGTGAACTGGGAACGCGACCTGCCGGTTCCGCAGGTCGCCGACCTGCGCAACGTGGTCGAGGGCGACCCGAGCCCGGACGGCCAGGGTACCCTGGTCATCAAGCGCGGCATCGAAGTAGGCCACATCTTCCAGCTCGGCACCAAGTACAGCGAAGCGCTCAAGTGCCAGGTGCTGGGTGAGAACGGCAAGCCTGTAGTCCTGTCGATGGGCTGCTACGGTATCGGCGTGTCCCGTGTGGTCGCCGCCGCCATCGAGCAGAACCACGACGACAAGGGCATCATCTGGAACGACGCCCTGGCCCCGTTCCAGATCGCCCTGGTGCCGCTGCGCTACGAAACCGATGTGGTCCGTGAAGCTACCGACAAGCTGTACGCCGAACTGACCGCCGCCGGTTTCGAAGTCCTGCTGGACGACCGCGACAAGAAGACCAGCCCCGGCATCAAGTTCGCCGACATGGAGCTGATCGGCATCCCCCACCGCATCGTCGTCAGCGACCGCGGCCTGGCCGATGGCAACCTGGAATACAAGCACCGCACCGAGTCGGAGGCCCAGGCACTGCCGCTCAATGAAGTGCTGACCTTCCTGCAGGCCCGCATCCGCCGCTGA
- the dinB gene encoding DNA polymerase IV, with amino-acid sequence MRKIIHIDCDCFYAAIEMRDDPRLVGRPMAVGGQPGQRGVIATCNYEARAYGVRSAMASGHAMKLCPDLEIVKPRFEAYREASREIHAIFRDYTELIEPLSLDEAYLDVSDSQWFAGSATRIAEDIRRRVAQQLHITVSAGVAPNKFLAKIASDWRKPNGLFVITPDQVEEFVAQLPVARLHGVGKVTADKLSRLGIDTCLSLRDWPRLALVREFGSFGERLWGLARGIDERAVHNDSRRQSVSVENTYDHDLPDLSSCLEKLPDLLASLNERIARMDSSYRPDKPFVKVKFHDFSQTTLEQAGAGRDLESYRQLLSQAFARGGKPVRLLGVGVRLRDLRGAHEQLELFRDI; translated from the coding sequence TTGCGCAAGATCATCCACATTGATTGTGACTGCTTCTACGCCGCCATCGAGATGCGCGATGACCCACGCCTGGTCGGTCGCCCCATGGCCGTGGGTGGGCAGCCAGGTCAGCGTGGCGTGATCGCTACCTGTAACTACGAGGCGCGTGCCTACGGCGTGCGGTCGGCTATGGCATCGGGGCATGCGATGAAGCTGTGCCCCGACCTGGAAATCGTCAAGCCGCGTTTCGAGGCTTACCGTGAGGCGTCCCGGGAGATTCACGCGATCTTTCGCGACTACACCGAGCTGATCGAACCGCTGTCGCTGGACGAGGCTTACCTGGATGTCAGTGACAGCCAATGGTTTGCCGGCAGCGCCACGCGGATTGCCGAGGACATTCGCCGACGGGTCGCCCAGCAACTGCATATCACGGTGTCCGCAGGTGTGGCGCCGAACAAGTTCCTGGCCAAGATCGCCAGCGATTGGCGCAAGCCCAATGGTTTGTTCGTCATTACCCCGGATCAGGTGGAGGAATTCGTTGCGCAGCTACCGGTGGCGCGCTTGCATGGGGTTGGCAAGGTGACTGCGGATAAGCTCTCGCGGTTGGGAATCGACACATGCCTGTCGCTGCGTGATTGGCCGCGGTTGGCATTGGTTCGCGAGTTCGGCAGCTTCGGCGAGCGCTTGTGGGGGCTGGCGCGGGGGATCGACGAGCGTGCGGTGCACAACGACAGTCGGCGGCAGTCGGTCAGCGTCGAGAACACCTACGATCATGATTTGCCCGACCTGAGCAGTTGCCTGGAGAAGCTGCCTGACCTGCTCGCCAGTCTGAATGAGCGGATTGCGCGCATGGATAGCAGCTATCGGCCCGACAAGCCTTTCGTCAAGGTCAAGTTCCATGACTTCAGCCAGACCACGCTGGAGCAGGCGGGGGCGGGGCGGGACCTGGAGAGTTACCGGCAGTTGCTCAGCCAGGCGTTTGCCCGGGGTGGCAAGCCGGTGCGGTTGCTGGGGGTGGGGGTGAGACTGCGGGATCTGCGCGGGGCGCATGAGCAGTTGGAGTTGTTTCGGGACATATAA
- the mprF gene encoding bifunctional lysylphosphatidylglycerol flippase/synthetase MprF — translation MTAPTPEPQAPLTTALPAAAQRLPWLERLSKYRQPLGLALTLLLFAMGLIACRHLLSELDIYALHDAMLSVPTQSLLGALLATLAGFVILLGYEWSASRYAAVQLPPRTLVLGGFSAFAIGNAIGLSMLSGGSVRYRLYARQGLGAAEVARMTVFASLSLGCALPPLAALATLSDLPAAATALRLPAPLLGGIAIAVLGAAVALVVGLYRRRLPEQPLADNLLVQFGRRTLRLPGARLTALQLLITALDVAAAATVLYLLLPEAPPFGAFVLVYLLALAAGVLSHVPGGVGVFEAILLAAFANQLGAAPLAAALLLYRLIYVVLPLLVACVLLLANEARRLMVTQQAIRAASGLAAPVLAILVFLSGVVLLFSGATPEIDSRLEHMGFLIPHRLIDASHFGASLIGVLCLLLAQGLRRRLSAAWLLTTVLLLVGAVLSLLKGFDWEEASLMCFTAALLALFRRSFYRPSRLLELPFSPVYLVASACVVGASVWLLLFAYQDVPYTHKLWWQFTLDADAPRGLRAALGSAVLLVIVALTWLLRTARPVIHLPSEDELQRANRILLASDQPDGGLALTGDKALLFHPNDNAFLMYARRGRSLVALYDPIGPAQERAEMIWQFRDLCDLHHARPVFYQVRAENLPFYMDIGLTAIKLGEEARVDLRRFDIDAKGKEMKDLRYTWNRGGRDGLALEIHEPGHAPLEALKEISDAWLSGKNVREKGFSLGRFSPEYLQHFRIALIRFQGRPVAFANLLETHSNELASLDLMRAHPEAPKLTMEFMMVGLILHYKSHDYGRFSLGMVPLSGLQPRRGAPLTQRLGSMVFQRGEQLYNFQGLRRFKDKFQPDWEPRYMAVPAGLDPLVALADTAALIAGGLTGLVKR, via the coding sequence ATGACCGCCCCCACTCCTGAGCCCCAGGCACCGTTGACCACGGCCTTGCCGGCGGCGGCGCAGCGCCTGCCCTGGCTGGAACGCCTGAGCAAGTACCGTCAGCCGCTGGGGTTGGCGTTGACATTGCTGCTGTTCGCCATGGGCCTGATTGCCTGCCGCCATCTGTTGAGCGAACTGGATATCTACGCCCTGCATGATGCGATGCTCAGCGTGCCGACCCAGTCGCTGCTCGGCGCGCTGCTGGCCACGTTGGCCGGCTTCGTGATCCTGCTGGGTTACGAATGGTCGGCCAGCCGCTACGCCGCCGTGCAACTGCCACCCCGTACGTTGGTGCTCGGGGGCTTCAGTGCCTTCGCCATTGGCAACGCAATAGGCTTGTCGATGCTGTCGGGCGGCTCGGTGCGTTATCGCCTCTATGCCCGGCAAGGCCTGGGCGCCGCGGAAGTCGCGCGCATGACAGTGTTCGCCAGCCTCTCGCTGGGCTGCGCGCTGCCGCCGCTGGCTGCACTGGCCACCCTGAGCGATCTGCCGGCAGCGGCAACGGCGCTGCGTTTGCCTGCACCGCTGCTGGGCGGCATCGCCATCGCCGTGCTGGGCGCGGCGGTAGCCCTGGTCGTGGGCCTGTACCGCCGTCGCCTGCCTGAACAGCCGTTGGCCGACAACCTGCTGGTGCAGTTCGGGCGCCGCACCCTGCGCCTGCCAGGCGCGCGCCTGACTGCGTTGCAACTGCTGATCACCGCCCTGGATGTCGCCGCTGCTGCCACGGTGCTCTATTTGCTGCTGCCCGAAGCCCCACCCTTTGGCGCGTTCGTGCTGGTCTACCTGCTCGCCCTCGCCGCCGGGGTGCTAAGCCATGTGCCGGGTGGCGTCGGGGTGTTCGAGGCGATCCTGCTGGCCGCCTTCGCCAACCAGCTGGGCGCGGCGCCACTGGCGGCCGCCCTGCTGCTGTACCGGCTGATCTACGTGGTGCTGCCGTTGCTGGTGGCCTGCGTGCTGCTGCTGGCCAATGAAGCCCGCCGGCTGATGGTCACCCAGCAGGCGATCCGCGCAGCCTCGGGCCTGGCCGCGCCGGTGCTGGCGATCCTGGTGTTCCTTTCCGGGGTGGTGCTGCTGTTCTCCGGCGCCACCCCGGAGATCGATAGCCGTCTGGAGCACATGGGCTTCCTGATCCCACACCGCCTGATCGATGCCTCGCACTTCGGCGCCAGTCTGATCGGCGTGCTCTGCCTGCTGCTCGCCCAGGGCCTGCGACGGCGCCTGTCGGCCGCCTGGCTGCTGACCACCGTGCTGCTGCTGGTGGGCGCGGTACTGTCGTTGCTCAAGGGCTTCGACTGGGAAGAAGCCAGCCTGATGTGCTTTACCGCCGCCCTGCTCGCCCTGTTCCGCCGCTCGTTCTACCGCCCCAGCCGCCTGCTGGAGCTGCCGTTCTCGCCGGTGTACCTGGTGGCCAGCGCCTGCGTGGTCGGCGCCTCGGTATGGCTGCTGCTGTTCGCCTACCAGGACGTGCCTTACACCCATAAGTTGTGGTGGCAGTTCACCCTTGATGCCGATGCGCCTCGGGGTTTGCGCGCCGCGCTGGGCAGCGCCGTACTGCTGGTGATCGTCGCCCTGACCTGGCTGCTGCGCACCGCCCGGCCAGTGATCCATCTGCCCAGCGAAGACGAACTGCAGCGCGCCAACCGCATCCTGCTCGCCTCCGACCAGCCCGATGGCGGGCTGGCCCTGACCGGTGACAAGGCGCTGCTGTTCCACCCCAACGACAACGCCTTCCTGATGTATGCCCGTCGCGGCCGCAGCTTGGTAGCCCTGTACGACCCGATTGGCCCGGCGCAGGAACGCGCCGAAATGATCTGGCAGTTCCGCGACCTGTGCGACTTGCACCATGCCCGCCCGGTGTTCTACCAGGTGCGGGCGGAGAACCTGCCGTTCTACATGGACATCGGCCTGACCGCGATCAAGCTCGGCGAGGAAGCGCGGGTCGACCTGCGCCGCTTCGATATCGACGCCAAGGGCAAGGAGATGAAGGACCTGCGCTACACCTGGAACCGCGGCGGCCGCGACGGCCTGGCCCTGGAGATCCATGAGCCTGGCCACGCCCCGCTGGAGGCACTCAAGGAGATCTCCGACGCCTGGCTCAGCGGCAAGAACGTGCGCGAAAAAGGCTTCTCCCTCGGCCGCTTCAGCCCCGAGTACCTGCAGCATTTCCGCATCGCGCTGATCCGCTTCCAGGGCCGCCCGGTGGCCTTCGCCAACCTGCTGGAGACCCACAGCAACGAGCTGGCCAGCCTTGACCTGATGCGCGCGCATCCAGAAGCACCGAAGCTGACCATGGAGTTCATGATGGTCGGTCTGATCCTGCACTACAAAAGCCACGACTACGGCCGCTTCAGCCTGGGCATGGTCCCCCTTTCCGGCTTGCAGCCGCGGCGTGGCGCCCCCTTGACCCAGCGCCTGGGCTCGATGGTGTTCCAGCGCGGTGAACAGCTCTACAACTTCCAGGGCCTGCGGCGCTTCAAGGACAAGTTCCAGCCGGACTGGGAACCCCGCTACATGGCCGTGCCGGCCGGGCTCGACCCGCTGGTTGCACTGGCTGACACCGCCGCCCTGATCGCTGGCGGCCTGACTGGATTGGTGAAACGTTGA
- a CDS encoding virulence factor family protein: MIRRYWLYVLIPLLLAVLAGGAAFWLWTRPAPEARLEHLTLDDGSALTRATPGVHAKARVAIGVPQDQALTDKQLLDLSQAGEAQLVQVILPPADCAKQQVAMDQALTRLADKPTLVAGIGPGAAQAWRWLAAQSDDRARAISVDFTVEQPGCQAALPKSAAHGHWNVAWNDNPDDASAAFVRDQANAETSIADYDIHLPQVLKAQLTQALVGHDGNALAIPVVEVPAGQTTDTVTLFLSGDGGWRDLDRDVAGEMAKLGYPVVGIDTLRYYWQHKTPEQSAADLSELMQHYRQKWGTKRFVLTGYSFGADVLPAIYNRLSADDQKRIDAVILLAFARSGSFEIEVEGWLGKEGQEAPTGPEMARLPAAKVVCIYGVEETDESGCTDKTAVGERMKLPGGHHFDENYPALAKRLIGEIETRQGKANVAEK; the protein is encoded by the coding sequence ATGATCCGACGCTATTGGCTGTACGTACTGATTCCCCTGTTGCTCGCCGTACTGGCCGGCGGTGCGGCCTTCTGGCTGTGGACCCGCCCGGCCCCCGAGGCACGCCTGGAGCACCTCACGCTCGACGACGGCAGCGCCCTGACCCGCGCCACGCCCGGCGTGCATGCCAAGGCCCGAGTGGCCATCGGCGTGCCACAGGACCAAGCCCTGACCGACAAGCAACTGCTCGACCTGAGCCAGGCCGGCGAGGCGCAACTGGTGCAGGTGATCCTGCCACCGGCCGACTGCGCCAAGCAGCAGGTCGCGATGGACCAGGCCCTGACTCGACTGGCCGACAAACCGACCCTGGTTGCCGGTATCGGCCCGGGCGCTGCCCAGGCCTGGCGCTGGCTGGCCGCACAAAGCGACGACAGGGCGCGAGCCATCTCGGTGGATTTCACCGTCGAGCAGCCCGGCTGCCAGGCCGCCCTGCCCAAGTCCGCCGCCCACGGCCACTGGAACGTGGCCTGGAACGACAACCCGGATGACGCCAGTGCCGCCTTCGTGCGCGACCAGGCCAACGCCGAAACCAGCATCGCCGACTACGACATTCACCTGCCCCAGGTACTCAAGGCGCAATTGACCCAGGCCCTGGTCGGCCACGATGGCAACGCCCTGGCCATCCCGGTGGTGGAAGTCCCGGCCGGGCAGACCACCGACACCGTCACCCTGTTCCTTTCCGGCGACGGCGGCTGGCGCGACCTGGACCGCGATGTGGCCGGCGAGATGGCCAAGCTTGGCTACCCGGTGGTCGGCATCGACACCCTGCGCTACTACTGGCAGCACAAGACCCCGGAGCAGAGCGCCGCCGACCTCTCCGAGCTGATGCAGCACTACCGCCAGAAATGGGGCACCAAGCGCTTCGTGCTGACCGGCTACTCGTTCGGCGCCGACGTACTGCCGGCTATCTATAACCGCCTGTCCGCAGACGACCAGAAGCGCATCGATGCGGTGATCCTGCTGGCGTTCGCCCGCAGCGGCAGTTTCGAGATCGAGGTGGAGGGCTGGCTCGGCAAGGAAGGCCAGGAAGCCCCGACCGGACCGGAGATGGCCAGGTTGCCGGCGGCGAAGGTGGTGTGCATCTATGGTGTGGAAGAGACCGACGAAAGCGGCTGCACCGACAAGACCGCCGTGGGTGAGCGCATGAAGCTGCCCGGCGGCCACCACTTCGACGAAAACTACCCGGCGCTGGCCAAGCGCCTGATCGGTGAGATCGAGACCCGCCAGGGAAAGGCCAACGTCGCTGAGAAATGA
- a CDS encoding potassium transporter Kup, whose protein sequence is MVQASSHAEGGHAGKQGAARPLGLLVAAVGVVYGDIGTSPLYTLKEVFTGGYGVQVNHDGVLGILSLILWSLLWVVSFKYVMFILRADNQGEGGTMALTALARRATAQYPRLRMLMVGCGLIGASLFYGDSMITPAVSVLSAVEGMGLAFEGIDHWVVPIALVVLVALFLVQKHGTEKIGKAFGPIMVAWFLALAALGVHGILQSPEVLKAFNPGWALNFFIVHPGMGVAILGAVVLALTGAEALYADMGHFGRKPIARAWFALVLPALVLNYFGQGAMLLQNPEAARNPFYLLAPSWALLPLVGLATMATVIASQAVISGAFSLTRQAIQLGYVPRMQIQHTSSDEQGQIYIGAVNWALMVGVVLLVIGFESSGALAAAYGVAVTGTMLMTTILVSAVMLLLWKWPPVLAVPLLLGFLFVDGLFFAANVPKIVQGGAFPVLAGIVLFVLMSTWKRGKQILVDRIDEGALPLPLFISSIRVQPPHRVEGTAVFLTARSDAVPHALLHNMLHNQVLHSQVVLLTVVSEDRPRVPEHERFEVEAYGDGFFRVLLHFGFMDEPDVPAALKLCHLDELDFSPMRTTYFLSRETVIASRLEGMSRWRGNLFAFLLKNANGNLRFFNLPLNRVIELGTQVEI, encoded by the coding sequence ATGGTTCAGGCAAGCAGTCATGCCGAAGGCGGGCACGCGGGGAAGCAGGGGGCAGCACGGCCGCTGGGCCTGCTCGTGGCGGCCGTTGGGGTGGTCTATGGCGATATTGGCACCAGCCCGCTGTATACCCTCAAAGAGGTCTTTACCGGTGGTTATGGCGTACAGGTCAACCATGATGGAGTGCTGGGCATCCTGTCGTTGATCCTCTGGTCGCTGCTGTGGGTGGTTTCGTTCAAGTACGTGATGTTCATCCTGCGCGCCGACAACCAGGGCGAGGGCGGCACCATGGCCCTGACCGCGCTGGCGCGGCGGGCCACGGCGCAGTATCCGCGGTTGCGCATGCTGATGGTCGGTTGCGGCCTGATTGGCGCCTCGCTGTTCTACGGCGACAGCATGATCACCCCGGCGGTGTCGGTGCTGTCGGCGGTGGAGGGCATGGGCCTGGCGTTCGAGGGTATCGACCACTGGGTGGTGCCGATTGCACTGGTGGTGCTGGTGGCGCTGTTCCTGGTGCAGAAGCATGGCACCGAGAAGATCGGCAAGGCGTTTGGCCCGATCATGGTTGCCTGGTTCCTTGCGCTGGCGGCGCTCGGTGTCCATGGCATCTTGCAGAGCCCAGAGGTGCTGAAGGCGTTCAACCCGGGCTGGGCCTTGAACTTCTTCATCGTCCACCCCGGCATGGGCGTGGCCATTCTTGGTGCCGTGGTGCTGGCGCTGACCGGTGCCGAGGCCCTGTACGCCGATATGGGCCATTTCGGCCGCAAACCCATTGCCCGTGCCTGGTTCGCCCTGGTGCTGCCGGCGCTTGTGCTCAACTACTTCGGCCAGGGCGCCATGCTGCTGCAGAATCCCGAGGCGGCGCGCAACCCGTTCTACCTCTTGGCGCCGTCCTGGGCTTTGCTGCCGCTGGTGGGGCTGGCCACGATGGCCACGGTGATCGCCTCCCAGGCGGTGATCTCGGGGGCCTTCTCGCTGACTCGCCAGGCCATCCAGCTGGGCTATGTGCCGCGCATGCAGATCCAGCACACCTCCAGCGACGAGCAGGGGCAGATCTATATCGGCGCAGTGAACTGGGCGTTGATGGTCGGCGTGGTGCTGCTGGTGATCGGCTTCGAATCCTCCGGCGCCCTGGCGGCGGCCTACGGCGTGGCAGTGACCGGCACCATGCTGATGACCACCATCCTGGTCTCGGCGGTCATGCTGCTGTTGTGGAAGTGGCCGCCGGTATTGGCTGTGCCGCTGCTGCTGGGCTTCCTGTTCGTAGACGGGCTGTTCTTCGCCGCCAACGTGCCGAAGATCGTGCAGGGCGGTGCTTTCCCGGTGCTGGCGGGTATCGTGCTGTTCGTGTTGATGAGTACCTGGAAGCGTGGCAAGCAGATCCTGGTCGATCGTATCGATGAAGGCGCGTTGCCGCTGCCGCTGTTCATCAGCAGCATCCGCGTGCAGCCGCCGCATCGGGTCGAGGGCACCGCGGTGTTCCTGACCGCGCGCTCCGATGCCGTACCGCACGCGCTGCTGCACAACATGCTGCATAACCAGGTGCTGCACAGCCAGGTGGTGCTGCTGACGGTGGTCAGCGAGGACCGGCCGCGGGTGCCGGAGCATGAGCGCTTCGAGGTGGAAGCCTATGGTGACGGGTTCTTCCGGGTGCTGCTGCACTTCGGCTTCATGGACGAGCCGGACGTACCGGCGGCGCTGAAGCTTTGCCACTTGGACGAACTGGACTTCAGCCCGATGCGCACCACCTACTTCCTGAGTCGGGAGACGGTGATCGCCTCCCGCCTGGAGGGGATGTCGCGCTGGCGCGGGAACCTGTTCGCGTTCCTGCTGAAGAATGCCAACGGCAACCTGCGGTTCTTCAACCTGCCGCTCAATCGGGTGATCGAGTTGGGGACGCAGGTCGAGATCTGA
- the rimO gene encoding 30S ribosomal protein S12 methylthiotransferase RimO, whose amino-acid sequence MSTTPATPKVGFVSLGCPKALVDSERILTQLRMEGYEVVPTYEDADVVVVNTCGFIDSAKAESLEVIGEAIKENGKVIVTGCMGVEEGSIRDVHPSVLSVTGPQQYEQVVNAVHEVVPPRQDHNPLIDLVPPQGVKLTPRHYAYLKISEGCNHSCSFCIIPSMRGKLVSRPVGEVLSEAERLVKAGVKEILVISQDTSAYGVDVKYKTDFWNGRPVKTRMLELCEALSSLGAWVRLHYVYPYPNVDDVIPLMAAGKILPYLDIPFQHASPKVLKSMKRPAFEDRTLARIKNWREQCPELVIRSTFIVGFPGETEEDFQYLLDWLTEAQLDRVGCFQYSPVEGAPANDLGLDEVPDDVKQDRWDRFMAHQQAISAARLQQRIGKEIEVLIDEVEEQGSVGRSFFDAPEIDGSVFIDGDHGFKPGDKVRCRIVDADEYDMWAEPI is encoded by the coding sequence ATGTCCACCACTCCCGCCACCCCAAAGGTCGGCTTCGTCTCCCTGGGTTGCCCCAAGGCCCTGGTCGATTCCGAGCGCATCCTGACCCAGCTGCGCATGGAAGGCTATGAAGTCGTGCCTACCTACGAGGATGCCGACGTGGTGGTGGTCAACACCTGCGGCTTCATCGACAGCGCCAAGGCCGAGTCGCTGGAAGTGATCGGCGAAGCCATCAAGGAGAACGGCAAGGTCATCGTCACCGGCTGCATGGGTGTCGAAGAAGGCAGCATCCGTGACGTGCACCCGAGCGTGTTGTCGGTCACCGGCCCGCAGCAGTACGAGCAGGTGGTCAATGCCGTGCACGAAGTGGTGCCACCGCGCCAGGACCACAACCCGCTGATCGACCTGGTGCCGCCCCAGGGCGTCAAGCTGACCCCGCGCCACTACGCCTACCTGAAGATTTCCGAAGGCTGCAACCACAGCTGCAGCTTCTGCATCATCCCGTCGATGCGCGGCAAGCTGGTCAGCCGCCCGGTCGGCGAAGTCCTGAGCGAGGCCGAGCGCCTGGTCAAGGCCGGCGTCAAGGAGATCCTGGTGATCTCCCAGGACACCAGCGCCTACGGCGTGGACGTCAAGTACAAGACCGATTTCTGGAACGGCCGCCCGGTCAAGACCCGCATGCTCGAGCTGTGCGAGGCGCTGAGCAGCCTGGGCGCCTGGGTGCGTCTGCACTATGTCTACCCGTACCCGAACGTCGACGACGTGATTCCGCTGATGGCCGCCGGCAAGATCCTGCCGTACCTGGACATCCCGTTCCAGCACGCCAGCCCCAAGGTGCTCAAGTCGATGAAGCGCCCGGCCTTCGAAGACCGCACCCTTGCGCGCATCAAGAACTGGCGCGAACAGTGCCCGGAACTGGTGATCCGCTCGACTTTCATCGTCGGCTTCCCCGGCGAAACCGAAGAAGACTTCCAGTACCTGCTCGACTGGCTGACCGAAGCCCAGCTCGACCGCGTCGGCTGCTTCCAGTACTCGCCGGTCGAAGGCGCCCCGGCCAACGACCTGGGCCTGGATGAGGTGCCGGACGACGTCAAGCAGGACCGCTGGGACCGCTTCATGGCACACCAGCAGGCGATCAGCGCCGCGCGCCTGCAACAGCGCATCGGCAAGGAAATCGAGGTCTTGATCGACGAAGTCGAGGAACAGGGCTCGGTGGGCCGCAGCTTCTTCGACGCGCCGGAGATCGACGGCAGCGTGTTCATCGACGGCGACCACGGCTTCAAGCCGGGCGACAAGGTCCGCTGCCGCATCGTCGACGCCGACGAGTACGACATGTGGGCCGAGCCCATCTGA
- a CDS encoding GNAT family N-acetyltransferase translates to MSPAVTLHTPHLSDYPELVRVWEASVRATHDFLPEGYILLLREHVLRKYLDAVMLVCCKDSKRHILGFAGVANGRVDMLFVAPEHRGQGIGRRLLRHAVHELNAERLDVNEQNPQALGFYLHEGFEIYGRSETDGLGQPYPLLHMRLVRTAS, encoded by the coding sequence ATGTCGCCCGCCGTCACGCTGCACACACCTCATCTGAGCGATTATCCCGAGCTGGTCCGGGTGTGGGAGGCGTCGGTTCGCGCCACCCACGATTTCCTGCCCGAGGGTTACATTCTGCTGCTGCGCGAGCACGTGCTGCGCAAATACCTCGATGCCGTGATGCTGGTCTGCTGCAAGGACAGCAAGCGGCACATCCTTGGCTTTGCCGGGGTGGCAAACGGCCGGGTCGACATGCTCTTCGTCGCGCCCGAACACCGTGGCCAGGGCATCGGACGGCGCCTGCTGCGCCACGCGGTGCACGAATTGAACGCCGAGCGCCTGGACGTCAACGAACAGAACCCGCAAGCCCTGGGTTTCTACCTGCATGAAGGCTTCGAGATCTATGGCCGTTCGGAAACCGACGGCCTAGGGCAGCCCTATCCCCTACTACATATGAGGCTTGTTCGTACAGCGTCCTAG